The genomic window AAAGGGGCAAAGCATGTACTCCTCCCACTAGGCTCCAGCTCCAGCGTGGGTGCCGCGGCCCATGCCCAATCTCACTCCCACTGCGGCCGTGTGTCATTTCCAAGGAAAGCAGCAGAAATTTTATTCTGTCCAAACCGAACCGCATATGTCCATGTCATTTCCAAGGCAAAAGCAGCAGGTGCGCCACTGCCACTGCCGTCGTAGTAAGATAGTggtgggagcagcagcagcaagcgacagatatgggagcagcagcagcggatTGGATTGGGCGTCGACAAAACCAGGCGAGAATTATCAAAAGCGTGCCCAAATCCAGAGAGGGATCAAATCGGCCGTATCCTAGAGTGGAAAGAACATATGCTTAACGAGAATCCACCGGGTGTTTAGATTAGATTAGGGAAAGCGCTGGCCAGCCAGTAGGCCACGCCCGGCTTTTGTGATCATGTGCCTATGCAGTGTTTCAAAGACAAGATATGTAAAGGAAAGCAGCAGAGGGCCCATGGAATTAGTGATAACAAAGCTTGGGCTTCAAGAGCCATGCATGTACCTGGACAAGGAAGCAAGCTGAAGCTTTTGATAGGGCCTGGATGGATGACCAAAGGATGGGCTCTGATGATACTTTGGTATTTCTTAATGAGAAAAGTGGTTCAGATTTGTTAATGAAAAGCTAAAGAGATCTTGCACAGTGCATAAGAACATTATGGCCATGAATAAACAGTGGTACAACACACAAAATTAACAGGGCATCCAATAGCAAACTTGGCTTTCCCTAGCACTACATATATGCTGAAATGGCAAGCTTAACTTATGTGATGTCTGGAGTCCATGCAGCTAGGACACACTACTATATGTACTCCTACAAATTAAACAAGAGGAGTAGTACCATATCACTTGCATGATTCTGATTCCATGTGAGATATTATGTTTTTTTTACAATTGCTCTTTTTGGAGTTATAGTAGCGCAGACAGACTCGGCCCATCACCCATGTGTAGTAACAGTGGTCATTGCATGACCTACAACAACACATTGAAAGAACAATTACGCTCCCCATCCACCACCAGCAGCAGCTGACACGCCTAAGAGAGGAGGCAAACAGTGATGCTTTTTAAAACATGAGCAGTAGTCACTGCAGTTTCTGCAGGCCAAGTACTCCCTAGCCCCTAGTTACAGCGCTCACTGGCGCGCGCGGATTCCCTCCCGGGAAAAACAACGTGCATGGCGCCACCCCCACCCACGGTCGATACGCTGCTGCTGCCTATCACCAATCACCAGGCAACACAGCACACCGATAGAATCATCGCGCTCGCGCCAGACATATATGACACACACGATGAAATTGGACGATGCACAGACGATGGTTTAAATCTGGCCAGACAAACGTTGATTGAGAAGGGCATCGGCCGCTGGATTTAGGTGTCGTGCATAGATCGGCCACCTGTGTCGTGCATGGAGCAATTTCGGACATATATATACAGATCCGATACTACCGCTGCGAAACCGGACAGAAACAGCACGGTTAACTATGCAGCGGCAGGTACTATTACCATACTCTACCATGCATGGGCTTAATATAATACTACTAGCGATAATATAATACACACCACGACACTGACAGCGCAGCCAGGATCCATCATCATGGCCATGCCATTTGGGGCACTGTGGCATTTGTTTAGTGCGTCGATCCGTGATCGAAAGGGTAGGCCGAATCTACCGCTGCTAGCCCCAATGACAATTTGTTAGCGTGACGGGGCCAATTAGAGGTCAACAGGCGTCCAAATCATGGCCTGTCCAGACTTTAGGAGGCTACCCCCATCGATGGATACAGCGGATAACGGAAACGACGGCGTGATTAGTATTAATATATAACCGCACATCAAAAGACTAAACTAACGCAGCGGGTTTCATAGCATATCATCGAAAGGCTAACATACCAGGCCGGAAGATGGTCATATTCTACAGAGACCGGTTGAAAGCTTCAGCTGCGGTACAGTAATAGTAAAACTTGAACTTTTCGGCATAAACAAGGAGCTGCAGCACAGTGATGGTAAAACTTTTGGACATAAACAAGGAGCTGCAGTACAGTAATACTAGTGGTAACTCTTTGCGATGTCTTAACACTTTTGGGCATAAACAAGAGGTAACTTTTCCTTGGCCATGTGGGAACACATGCATGCATTTCATTAGTTACCACGGGTTAATCCAAAAGCTCTAGGACAAATGGCAGGAGACCATAAAGCCTTTTGGAACAAGGTATTTTCAAGCTCTGTGTAGCCCACAGGGTGTTTGAATGTTGGACAGCTGTTTGAATTTGGATCTAGTACATGGGAGAGGGCATGTCAATGTTTCATCCGCCCTCCAAAGGAATCGACCGTGTTCATGTCGACCGATCATCGAGCCAAGCCGCCAAATGATTGTGATGATTGACTTACTATATACCATCCTAGCATACTAGTAGTGCGTGCGTGCGTACATTACAACAATGTGCATCAGCAGGGGGCGAGCTGAGCACCGGCAGCGCCGATTACCCGACGAAATCATGGAGCAGGTGGCCGCCGATCTCCTTGGCGAAGTGCCGGTCCTGGCCGCCGAATGAGCCCATCACGTACGGGTCGCTCACGACGTCCTCCAGCCCGAACCGGTGGGCGAGGTTGGCCGGCAGCGGCTCCCCGAAGCAGACCCTGTTGTTCTGGTGGAGGCCGAGGGTGAgcgacacgccgccgccgccgccagcgtgccccgccccgccgccgacgaCGTGATGTTGGTGGTGGTGCTGCGGCGACGACATGCTGCCGTGCTGCTGCGGGGAGGGCAGCGCGCCATACCCGGCGAAGGTCACCTGGCCCTGCTGCATGGAGTGGGACATCTGGGAGAGGTCGTCCGGGAAGCCACCACcgtgggaggaggcggcggcagcggcgttgtggtggtggtggtggttcctGGTGACGCCGCTGCTCTGGCCGGGGTGCGAGTCGCAGGGCTCGGAGCGCTTGCcgctgcgctgctgctgctgctgcgacgAATGCTGGTGAGTCTGGCCGTGGACGCCGAGCTGGCCCTTGTCGTGCGGCGAGTGCTTGTGGACCTGCCTCATCTCCAGGTTGTGGATCTCCTCCACCATTGGCTTCCAGAGCCTCACCCTCGCGTTGATGAACCAGTTCGACACCTGCACCGCCATTATTAACCCAACATGTCAACCAAGCTCCAGAAACAAAATGACATGCTAGTGGTAACAATGACCAGCTTTGCTGTTCACCTGATTCCTTGTTAGGCCGGTCTGCTTGGCCAGCATTTGCTTGTCGCCATCGGTAGGATACCTGCAAGGTTTCATCCTGAATATCAGACGAATGCAGCATGAAGTACTCTTGATTGTAACACGTTCAAAAGGGAGATGCGTATAAAGATTTAAAGATCATAAAGACGTTCAGCACGTAACTATTGTATGAGATTGCCCAGTGTGAATAGAAAATGAGTGCAAAACAAGCCAGATTAGGATGGCGGTGCCTGTCATGGCTTTCTTTATTCAGGCTTAACATCCATAAGTCCGAGCAGCATCCCCAAAATAAAGGTTTTGGTCTTAGAGAATTTCTCTTATCAGTCTAGCACCATCCATGCACACCTTTAAGAGTAGGTTAAATCTAAGCACTGAATGATGTGGGATCTAACAATTATATTTGATTGCCCTGTGTGAATAGAAAAGGAGTAGTACTAGAAAACAAGCCAGGTAGTGATAGATCAGGGATCAAAGAAACTTATTGTGCTAGGATGCCTGTCATGGGTTTTTTTTTTAGCATAAACATACATATATAACTCCAAGCGGCGTTCCAAAAATAAAGGTTTGATGTTAAAGAATTTTTCTTATCAGTCTAGCACCATCCAAGTAGGCCTTTTTGCAAAGAAGAGCAAGTTAAATCTAAGCACTGATTGGTGTGGGATCACACAAAAGGACATGAATTGACAATTATCAACCTTTTCTTTCTAGAGGTTAGAAATATTGACGGCAATAATGAAGAAAGGGTACTACTCAATATATAATACCAAATCCAGTTTGGAAACGGAAAGATCTGGCATTATAAAGTTATAATGAACAACAACTGAATATGCTAACATTGCACCAATCAACCTGATGTAACCACCAGGTCATACATCATggaaaaaccagattgtagtacagAAGATGGATGTAATAGGCAAAACAACCAATATAATTATGATGTTTCATCTTCCTATAGGTAGGTGCCCCCTAAAACTGGATTAGAAGTACTCTCACTCACAAGTTGTTTCGCAATCAGCGTAACAAAACAAGCAACATACAAGTAATTGGACGCCCTAACCAAATCCTTAAAGCCGCTCACCTAATGATAGTTAGAAAGTCATGCAAGAAAGATGCAAAATGGAGGACCCGGACTGTTAGCAAATTGATGATGTGCACAGCTCAAAAAATACAAAGTCCTAAAAGCTGTGACTGATAATCTCATTAGCTGCAATCCAATAGAATGATTTGGAAGCCAAGCCAAGCCAAGGCATGCCATGCCATGACACTCCATCACTCATGCTTGGCCTTGGCCATCCTAATGATTTCGACACCGAGGATTGCTTACTATCAGCTAAAACAACCAGAGGTCCAGGCCCAGCATAATCATGTCGATGTAGCACCATCATGCAATGAAACATTATTATCTTGGAAAGGCGCAGAGTACGTACGTCGTCTAGTGCTAATGCTAATTACCATAAGCAGATAGTAGTAAAACAACTTACGGGTGCAGGAAGTGCTCGAAAAGCCAAGCCCGGAGGACCGTGACGGAGCGCTCGGGGAGGCCCCTCTGGGGGCGCCAGATGTTGTGCGGCTGGCCGAAGCCGTTCACGCTGCCACCCCTCTGGAAGCCGCCGacgggggcgccgccgccgccgaggccgaaGATGGTGATGTCCTTGCTCATGCCTTCCTTGACGGGCATCTTGCTCGTGTTGCGCAGCTGGCTCAGTATCATGCCCTTGATGCACCTGAAGTGCCTGGCCATCACCCTCAGCGCCAGCGCCGTGAACGGGGCGGCGTTGCTGAACCCGGCCACGCTCTCGAACGAGGCGATCACGGCCTGGACCTGCTGGTAGTATTGCCGGTACCTCTTGCACACCTACGGTAAGAGAGGTTAATTGTAGCTGGATTAGTAAGTACGGCGCTTGATTAGAGATAAGCAGCTGCTACTCATGACGTCTAAGAAGATGGGAAAGATTTTCTTTGCTGTTTGCCGGGAGCTTTGGTTTTCATGTGGATGTGACATGAACAAGGCAAAGCCTACTTCCCAACTATAGAAGTAAGACGCCATTAATAAAGAAGTCAGACAAGCAAGTTTCGCCTACTGAGGCTGAGACTCAGACTGAGAGCTCCATAAATGGAAGCTTTCTACATCGTACGTAGATTCCCATGTTATGTATTGCCCCAGAGGCTGGAAGAGGACGCTGCGAGAGGGTCAATTACTCCTATCCTAACCATGTGAAAGATGAAACAACACGATTTTCTTGACATGACAGGCCAAAGTTTCGCTACCAGTTTCCAGCATCACCTACCGTCCCAAAGCGTTCCAGGACACTGCCAATCAGTTGTGGTTCCATGTATTAGATGATATTTGCAAAAGGTGTGCTTAGTGCGGCGAAACTAATCAACATCCAATCTTTGATCCTTTGATGAGAAAAAAGGCGAGCAGCAAATTGTTGGGCGTCAACAGTGCGGCACTGTGGAGGAGAAAAGGAAAATCCGAGCAAATGCAACAGCAGCAATGGAAATGATCATCAAATCAAAAGCACATGCAACCGCGGAAGCACAGTGAATAAAAGCAGGCAAAGCCACGGCCGCGTCGCTGGTGATGTGACCGCTATGTGCAAGATTCTTCGCGCTCCCGGCCGAGGAGCCAGCCGGAGAATTGCAGTGGCGACATCGAAACGAACGAGGCGGAAAAAGTCGGAAATTTGGAGCAAGCGGCGTCGTAGCTCACCTCTTCCATCATGGAGATGAGCCTCGTCTTCTTCCACTGCTGCTCCGCGCCGGACATGGGGCCGGAGGTGTCCAGCTCGTGGCCGGCCGCGTCGTCGGCGCCGTCCATCGGGTCCGCGTCGAGCAGGCCCTCGTCCGGGACGCTGGTGTCGACGTGCGCGGCCGCGCCTCCCACGTCGCAGATCTCCTCCAGCAGCTTCTGCGCCGGGCCGAGGAACCTGGATCGCCCGAGCACCGTGGCGTAGCCGGTGAAGGGCCCGTACGGCCCGGCGGCCGGCGCGGCGGCTCCTGGCTCCTGCTTCCTGGGCGCCGGGGGCGTGGTGGCGGGGTTGGACGAGGCGGAGGAGAGGGAGAGCGAGAAGTTCTGCGTAGGGATCTGCGGGAACTGCTGCGCGGTGACCTGCTGGGCGGTGAGCCCGTTGAGCACCAGCTGCTGGCCCTGCGGCACCGTCGGGCTGTGCGgcgagtaggaggaggaggaggacgcgtaGGAGTAGAAGGCCGGGGGCGGCCACGCCCCGGCCtggtgctgctgctggtggtggtggtgctgggctAGAGGGGTCAGGGGCGGGTcctcggcggcggcgtccggcgggaAGCGGAGCTTCTCGCGCCGGCTGTGCTGCGGCACGTGGTACAGTTGCCCGCCCGACGCcgcggccgccgcggccgccgcggccATGTGGTGTGCATGGTTATGAAGCAGCATGTGGCCGtggtgctgctgctggtggtgggcCTCGGCGCCGCCGTACCCGCCGGCGGGAGACGACATGGCGAGCGCCCGCACGTACGCACGTAGGCGGTGGGTGGTGGGCGGCGAGgtagagcaggagcaggagcacctggctgggctggggctggggctggggctgggTGGGTGGCCTTGCTGGCCCTGGAGAGAGTGGAGGTGGAGGGGAAACGGCTCCGCACTTTCCGAGCGCCGGGCCTGGCTGGCCTGGTGCTGGTGGTATCTCCCTCTGTCTCCGCTGCTGTACCTTCCCTTCCTCCCTCGCGccttttatctctctctctctctctctctctcgctcgctcgctcgctcgcttttCTTGTCCTCGATTCCTCGACGGGTGCTCAGCTCAGCTCGACTGCTGGTGTTGGTGTGGTTGGGCTCGGGCCGGGGCGCCTTTCTTTCTGCAAAGGCGAGGGGAGGAGAGCGAGGCGGTGAAAGGGAGAGCGAGGGGAGGGGGGACTCGTAATAAGCCGAGAAAGCGAAAGCTAGCGAGATTATAcgagaccaggtctcatataaatCAGGTAAGACCCGCCCTGATGAATGACATgtgacattcacaaatcacaaagcatctaatctctccccccCTGATTTCAGATGGAGGGTGGGGTGGATggtttgtgatttgtgaatgccacgtgtcatccatcagaatgggtctcacctgctaatccgtgagacctggtctcatagaattttttttcgcGAGCGAGAGAGGCAACGGGCGGAGGACGCGCGAGTGAAATAGGCCTGCTGGCTGCTGTGGTCCAAGCTGACGCGggccgtgcgtgcgtgcgtgcatgcgtcCTGCCCCTGCCGCGGCTTAATTATGCATTTGCTCCAGGTAATGGTAACTATGCATTTGCATGCCAGAATTTTACACCACCGTGCCCCAGATTCGAGTCTGGTTTTACCACACCTTTTTTACTTCTTTTGACTGAGATATTTTATTTCTTCAGCCCAGCACACGGTCAAGAGCATTGTGACGCCACCGATTTAATTGTATACTAATCATACACGTAAGTGTGTACAATCAAGACCAGAGGCTCACGGGAAGAtaacacaacacaactctatatataaattcaaataatacaagttttatattacaagccaggggcctcgagggctcgaatacataagctcgagacaccagcgtcagcggaagcaacaatatctgagtaccgaCATAAAGTTAAACAAGAATGTCTTAAGAGAgccagcacaaaagcaacaacgatcgaaaaggcaaggcctcctccTTGGGACCTCCTAGCTAATCCTGGTCATCGGCAGTCTCCacttagtagtaggcaccctcggggtagtagtagtcgtcaatGCTAGCATCTGGCTCCTGTGATCCGCCATCTGAGCGCAACAaccgggtatgggggaaaagaggtagcaaagcaactgtgagtacttatccaaattactcgcaagacttacatcataactatgctaagtatgcatcggtatcaaagggatggggttgtatctgtggattgaactgcagaatgctagagaagaagggaaaacctagcctatcgaagactagaatCTTCAAGCATtttgcagcattcagaagagtgCAAAATAGCATACTATAACTAACAAGCATATTGTAGTATTAACACCCAGAGATCATTTCTCGACTccccgcgagaaagcaatcccggagccatcataacCTTCACATATCGCAAGTACCCATTTTTAGTTGtaatcgatcgggatacaactccgagcgtccgttaccgtggacacaactattcgaatagataacttccctgcagggatgcaccacattacccaacacacttgattactctggtcggacacactttccagggtcatatgcccggcctcggaaggtcaacacgtcgtagtcctacctaggctccgcAGAGAGGTCCCCACCGGTGTACATCCTAAGCActtcggggtcttgggcccatcgccctttgcacttcGTGTCGTTATGCGACGAGGCGGGACGAGCACCACCTCATCCTGCATGGAACTGGCCCGATAggcccacaatgctgaactggacactTGACAGAGCGTTTGGAAGAACCGTATGACGCCGagtgcgtgataacccacaagtataggggatctcaacagttttcgagggtagagtattcaatccaaatttattaattcgacacaaggggagccaaagaatattctcaagtattagaagttgagttgtcaattcaaccacacttgaaagacttaatatctgcagtaaagtgtTTAGTACCAAAGAAGTATGGAAGTAACAGTGACagtgacaaaagtaacagtagcaattttgtagcaatcataacggcgacaacatagaagtaacttagcaaagatcaatatgaaacgagctcgtaggcaatggatcaatgatggataattatgtcggatggcattcatcatgcaacagttataacatagggtgacacagaactagctccagttcatcaatataatgtaggcatgtattccgaatatagtcatacttgcttatggaaaagaacttgcatgccatcttttgtcctccccccccccccccggtgacagcggggtcctaacggaaactaagggacattaaggcctccttttaatagagaaccgggccaaagcattaacacttcatgaatacatgaactcctcaaactacgatcatcaccaggaagtgtcccgactattgtcactccggggttgccggatcataacatgtagtatgtgactataacttgcaagataggatcaagaacactcatatattcatgaaaacataataggttcagatct from Triticum aestivum cultivar Chinese Spring chromosome 3B, IWGSC CS RefSeq v2.1, whole genome shotgun sequence includes these protein-coding regions:
- the LOC123071413 gene encoding BEL1-like homeodomain protein 9; protein product: MSSPAGGYGGAEAHHQQQHHGHMLLHNHAHHMAAAAAAAAASGGQLYHVPQHSRREKLRFPPDAAAEDPPLTPLAQHHHHQQQHQAGAWPPPAFYSYASSSSSYSPHSPTVPQGQQLVLNGLTAQQVTAQQFPQIPTQNFSLSLSSASSNPATTPPAPRKQEPGAAAPAAGPYGPFTGYATVLGRSRFLGPAQKLLEEICDVGGAAAHVDTSVPDEGLLDADPMDGADDAAGHELDTSGPMSGAEQQWKKTRLISMMEEVCKRYRQYYQQVQAVIASFESVAGFSNAAPFTALALRVMARHFRCIKGMILSQLRNTSKMPVKEGMSKDITIFGLGGGGAPVGGFQRGGSVNGFGQPHNIWRPQRGLPERSVTVLRAWLFEHFLHPYPTDGDKQMLAKQTGLTRNQVSNWFINARVRLWKPMVEEIHNLEMRQVHKHSPHDKGQLGVHGQTHQHSSQQQQQRSGKRSEPCDSHPGQSSGVTRNHHHHHNAAAAASSHGGGFPDDLSQMSHSMQQGQVTFAGYGALPSPQQHGSMSSPQHHHQHHVVGGGAGHAGGGGGVSLTLGLHQNNRVCFGEPLPANLAHRFGLEDVVSDPYVMGSFGGQDRHFAKEIGGHLLHDFVG